A window of the Cucurbita pepo subsp. pepo cultivar mu-cu-16 chromosome LG01, ASM280686v2, whole genome shotgun sequence genome harbors these coding sequences:
- the LOC111784895 gene encoding probable serine/threonine-protein kinase At5g41260, with product MGSGCSNLSRCCLTSDHNKPVPDLQDVENEGSSDLDVPAFREYTIEQLRIATSGFAVENIVSEHGEKAPNVVYKGKLENQKRIAVKRFNRSAWPDARQFLEEAKNVGQLRNLRLANLLGCCCEGDERLLIAEYMPNETLAKHLFHWDSQPLKWAMRLRVALYIAQALEYCTSKGRALYHDLNAYRVVFDDDGNPRLSCFGMMKNSRDGKSYSTNLAFCPPEYLKTGRVTPESVMYSFGTLLLDLLSGKHIPPSHALDLIRDRNLQMLTDSCLEGQFSNDEGTELVRLASRCLQYEPRERPNSKSLVSSLTPLQQDAEAPSHVLLGVPHDASDLPLTPLGEACLRMDLTVIHEILEKINYKDDEGSATELSFQMWTNQMQETLSSKKNGDLAFRHKDFRTAIDCYTQFIDAGAVLSPTMFARRSLSYLACEMPQEALNDAMQAQVISPVWHIASYMQAAALFALGSDNEAQAALKEGFALETKTTAK from the exons ATGGGTAGTGGTTGTTCAAATCTCTCTAGGTGCTGTTTGACTTCAGATCATAACAAGCCTGTTCCTGACCTCCAGGATGTCG AAAATGAAGGGAGTAGCGACCTCGACGTACCTGCATTTCGTGAATACACAATCGAGCAACTAAGGATTGCTACATCTGGATTTGCTGTTGAGAATATAGTTTCAGAACATGGAGAAAAGGCTCCAAATGTTGTTTATAAAGGGAAGCTTGAGAATCAAAAACGGATTGCTGTAAAGCGGTTCAACAGATCAGCTTGGCCAGATGCTAGGCAATTTCTG GAAGAAGCTAAGAATGTCGGTCAGCTTCGAAATCTTCGGTTGGCAAATTTGCTTGGTTGTTGCTGCGAAGGTGACGAGAGGTTGCTCATTGCAGAATACATGCCAAATGAGACATTGGCAAAACACTTGTTTCATT GGGACTCGCAACCTCTGAAGTGGGCCATGCGGTTACGGGTGGCCTTATATATTGCACAAGCTTTGGAGTATTGTACGAGTAAAGGGCGTGCGCTATATCATGATCTCAATGCCTATAGAGTCGTTTTCGATGAT GATGGAAACCCCAGGCTTTCGTGTTTTGGTATGATGAAAAACAGCAGAGATGGAAAAAGCTACAGTACAAATTTGGCATTTTGTCCTCCTGAGTATCTTAAAACAG GAAGAGTTACTCCAGAAAGTGTTATGTACAGCTTTGGCACCCTATTGCTCGACCTCCTTAGTGGCAAACATATCCCACCGAGTCAC GCCCTTGACCTCATACGGGACAGGAATCTTCAAATGCTGACAGATTCTTGTCTGGAAGGACAGTTTTCAAACGATGAGGGGACTGAATTAGTGCGATTGGCTTCTCGTTGCTTGCAGTATGAGCCTCGAGAGCGTCCTAATTCAAAATCATTAGTATCTTCCTTAACTCCTCTTCAGCAGGACGCTGAg GCTCCCTCTCATGTATTGTTGGGCGTACCACATGATGCTTCAGATTTACCTCTTACTCCCCTTGGTGAAGCTTGCTTAAGAATGGATTTGACTGTCATTCACGAGATTTTGGAAAAGATTAATTACAAGGACGACGAGGGTTCAGCAACTGAG CTTTCTTTCCAGATGTGGACCAACCAGATGCAGGAAACATTGAGctcaaagaaaaatggagatCTTGCTTTTCGGCATAAGGATTTTAGAACTGCAATCGACTGCTATACGCAG TTCATTGATGCTGGAGCTGTGCTTTCCCCAACAATGTTTGCACGTCGTAGTTTGTCTTATCTCGCATGTGAGATGCCACAAGAAGCTCTAAACGATGCAATGCAAGCTCAAGTGATATCACCTGTCTGGCATATTGCATCTTATATGCAAGCTGCCGCACTTTTTGCACTAGGTAGCGACAATGAAGCCCAAGCAGCCCTCAAAGAAGGATTTGCACTTGAGACCAAAACAACTGCCAAATAA
- the LOC111787505 gene encoding 5-amino-6-(5-phospho-D-ribitylamino)uracil phosphatase, chloroplastic-like — protein MVQSIAAASFFGHQLLCGGTYVKDTSYKRKNSWFPTSKFVGKRLISSSSVSGYKVNRFALLSIKTSSLEVTKEAYSFREDKIPKDWNYDIDAGFDRKPGLWPPENKADNPSLHNPLLRQERMGCGWLGAIFEWEGVLIEDNPEIEKQAWLALSQEEGKSPPPAFVLRRIEGMKNEQAISEVLCWSRDPAQLRRMAARKEEIYQALQGGVYRLRAGSKEFVNVLMHYKIPMALVSTRPREALESAMGTIGMDGDFNVIITAEDVHRGKPDPEMFIYAAQLLNFIPERCIVFGNSNQTIEAAHDARMKCVAVASKHPVYELGAADLVVRHLNELTVVDLKNLAAIESSEFGSGEPELEMELEEDEQSPSTKTAVDDIFW, from the coding sequence ATGGTTCAGTCGATTGCAGCAGCTTCGTTTTTTGGTCATCAGCTGTTATGTGGAGGAACTTATGTTAAGGACACATCCTACAAGAGGAAGAACAGCTGGTTTCCAACGTCAAAATTTGTTGGTAAGAGGCTTATTTCGTCCTCCTCAGTTTCTGGATACAAAGTGAATCGATTTGCACTTTTGTCAATTAAGACCTCATCATTGGAGGTGACAAAAGAGGCATATTCATTTAGAGAGGATAAAATCCCAAAGGATTGGAATTATGATATTGATGCTGGCTTTGATCGAAAGCCAGGTTTATGGCCTCCAGAAAACAAAGCAGATAATCCTTCATTACACAATCCATTGCTTAGACAAGAAAGAATGGGCTGTGGTTGGTTGGGTGCCATATTTGAGTGGGAGGGTGTGTTGATTGAGGACAACCCTGAAATTGAGAAGCAAGCCTGGTTAGCTCTTTCTCAGGAAGAAGGAAAATCCCCTCCCCCAGCCTTTGTTCTTAGAAGAATCGAGGGGATGAAGAATGAACAGGCCATTTCTGAAGTTCTCTGCTGGTCAAGAGATCCTGCCCAGCTGAGAAGAATGGCTGCTAGAAAGGAAGAAATCTATCAGGCATTGCAAGGGGGAGTTTACAGACTAAGAGCAGGGTCAAAAGAGTTTGTGAATGTGTTGATGCATTATAAAATTCCCATGGCACTGGTTTCGACTCGTCCTAGAGAAGCTCTGGAGTCGGCCATGGGAACGATAGGCATGGATGGCGATTTCAATGTGATTATAACTGCAGAAGATGTTCACAGGGGAAAGCCTGATCCAGAAATGTTCATTTATGCAGCACAGCTCTTGAACTTCATTCCTGAGAGATGCATTGTGTTTGGGAACTCAAACCAAACTATTGAGGCTGCTCATGATGCTCGGATGAAGTGTGTGGCAGTTGCAAGCAAGCATCCTGTTTATGAACTCGGGGCTGCAGACTTGGTGGTGAGGCATCTTAATGAGCTGACGGTTGTCGATTTGAAGAATCTCGCTGCTATCGAGTCCTCTGAATTTGGTTCTGGAGAGCCAGAGTTGGAGATGGAGTTGGAGGAAGATGAACAGTCTCCATCAACGAAGACAGCAGTTGATGATATCTTCTGGTGA